The Lasioglossum baleicum chromosome 10, iyLasBale1, whole genome shotgun sequence genome contains the following window.
taaaccaatggccataaaaggtgttaggtagcggccaagtttcaataatttagccctccatgtaattcattaaaaattaaatatcgtGCACCTAGATATTCAGTTTATCTTTTTCTGTGcaaatcataataaaattttctttgttattttaagaATCAAAATCCCCGATCGATGATCGTGAGTGTGAAGAGTTTATGACTTCATCTGTATGTTCGAATAAAAGCAATGCTAAACTCGAGGATTTGTTGTGGTATCACGGTGATATGAGGTTATGCACTATATATCCTCAAGTATGCATTAACTACTAAATAGTAACACAAAGATATTGCCTGTATTCTACATTTAATATCATCATTTATGTGGTTAACGAATTACTATTTTACCAGCAAAAAGTTGATATCTCAAGTTGGTTAACGTATCAGTATGGAAGAACATTCTTCCCTTTACATACAACCAACGCTACTGGGAGTTCATTTCAACCAGAGTACAAATTATATATCCTTGTTGAAGCCGACCTTGATAGTTTTAAACCTACTTCTACAACAAAGGCTACAAAGGTAATAATAgttcatattgtaattttaccaatatatacatattattgtaATCTGTATTCCTGTAAACTGTTTTACATATAAATACTGTAAATGTGTTTTCATTGTTAAGGAGATTAAAATGGCAGGGGTACTTTATTCATATTGATATTCTCTGGTATATTATTACCGTATTATTCAAATGCACTATTTCATTGCTCGTGTTATTTCATTAAACTTTCTATATGTGTCCATGAAATCACCTAAAACTTTAtaactaaattaatttatatatacatagagtgtcccaaaaatgttgcacttGCTTGATAGGGGTGATTCCCAAGGCtttttcaagtaactttttcctttgccaaAATGTTCTTTGTGGCTTTGTTAAagattatatacaataataataataaaaataagcaTGAGGCACCTACGACTTTCATCGAAAATATCTCCATTGTTTCTAGTAATATGcatacaaaaaaatgtttcaggcagaaaatgtttggttgGGTGTAGCTTCTTTTTCTCTTGGTcatattttccgatatttcaaggtcatcgtcagttttttttttaatggaacaacATTAAGTTATGCTTTTTGAAGAACAACTCGtcgttcaatttaaaaaacgacgatgaccttgaaatatcggaaaatatgACCGAGAGGAAAAGAACTTCTCCGCCAGAATAATTGCCCCACTGAACCAAACATATTTTCTGcctgaaacaatttttttgtattaCTAAAAACGAAGGACATATTTTCGGTGAAAGAGTCTTAGGTGCCTCGCCCTGTAATAAACGAAGGACCATTACAATTTGCATGAAATAAAATAGCAGAATAgggaagaaatttaaaaaaaaaatagaaatctcATGTTTCCCTTGTGCTTTATCGTAATTTTAGGATCCATCAAATTCATTCACCATGGAAAACCATCTGTTAATCTTATCTATTCGAACATTCTGTATATCTAGTTATTCATGAACACGACATACTCCCTTTCAGGGTTTGGTTTTGTGATAGCAGATCTCACAAACAGGTGCTAGTGCAAGAATAGTTAACACTAGAACTGCTAAACCCGCCATAGTGATGGGTTTTACACATATGTTGGGTTAATGTTCGGTTTAGAGGACCACAAATTTTGAACTTTTTGTTATTATAATCCTATGGATTTTGACGAGAAAACGCCAAAATTGAGGTTTCAATTCTAGGAATTCAgtagttcaaaagttatgcgtgtttacAGTTCAGCGATTTCCACAGTTTTCGACAGATAAAAGGGCACCGCCATGTTAGTATGTAGTGAGCGTCGTGCGTCATTCAACGAGTACAGCCCAGTGCAGCCGCTAGGTGGTATTACAAGCACGCGCTGATAaaaatcgctgaactttaaacacgcataacttttgaacgacTGAACTCCtaggattgaaacttggatttccagaattttctcgtcaaaatctacgggATTCTGCACAAAGAATtccaaaatttgtttaaacatattcAAAATAAATGCAAACCAATCACTTTCACGTTCATACATACATTATTCGCAGTAGTTTTACTGTTAACAATAAGTTCAAACCTTATTACTCTTCTCAGTCACAGCTTCTTGCGAAGGCTGTAGAAGTTAATCGTAAGTCCTCCagctttatacatatataattaaaaaaagtgACTACTTTATGTTTTCAACTCTTTTTTAACGACTTCGTTGAAAAATTCTTGCTGTTTGTTTGCCGCAGACACGCGTTGATGTCACTGATAGACATTTTGTTGACTTTAGCGTACCTTTCACATACAAGCACATTCGATCAGATTATAAACTCAATTCCCTTATAACAGAAATGAGTGACGAATAAACCTAATTACTTTTGACTTATTTTTCTCATATAGAGTGACCGCCCTTCGTTCTGAATCACCGCTTATGAGACACGCGTTGTAGTAAACTCCTGAAGCCAGGGATTGAAAGCAgcttacatacatatgtatcacGTTGCTCTTTCAGTTGTCAGAACTGCTACGAGAATCGTTCTCTTCTCCGATCATTTCTGCACGAAACGAAGTGTAAAAACGAATGTTCACCTTTTCGTGCTAGTTTCTTATTTATAAATAGTTCTCTATGCTCGACTAATCTAACACAGATATATTTTTAGGAATGGTACAGAACCGATACACAAACATAAAATTGCACAGTGGAAAATTAGTTTTTGATTTAACTCTTTATTATCGTGAACAGGTAATGATAAAATATTgagtaataatatatgtataaagttaTGCGTGCTGTACTTATATTTCATTATCGGTAtttataaatttctttaataGTTTACAAGGAGACACACCTCAACGATTTCGACGACCTTCAGATATATTGTCAAGGTCAACGTTCGAAGTAACTATGCTTATCGTATAATCACTGCGTGATATTGGGTTAAGAAATATAAACGAAGCTATTGTGCATTCTGGGTATTAttctatgtatacagggtgagtccgaagaaacagaacacctaaatatctccgttacttttcgttgcacaagaaaacttcttaggataaagttacactgtttgaagggccacatgtaacggtgtaagggaaaaaattttcaaggtcattttttttacacgatttcaaggtcattgatattttttttaatggaatgaggtattttttaatacatcaatcgatgcagctggacattcgttatggaaaagtactaacccatgtatgtcgaaaagttagtagttcaggagatatttcaatttaaataactctgaaacaccattactgtcgaaCGAACGTTAACTATGATAATGTATGTATGTCAAGGCCATCGAAATTGACTTGGTGTTTCTCTTTGTAAGTAATTACCATCGTTCCTTTTtcaattgcgtatataatatttcGCAAATCGGCATATGAGGTGTATCaggcagagctggggaaaatagtattttaagtagtaaataataaatagtcctatttatttaaaagtacgcgtacaactttgaaaataaaataatttatttgaggcagtaatttttgaaaacagtattttatttgaattttcaatttcaatttaaaatattattgctgaaaataacggttcgaattcaatacatttatgagcGTAAAttgtttcttaacgataagatagactgtacgtttatgcggtctctcagagtattataacaatgcaaaaagtgaaatattttatttcgtttttcagactgttaaaatagaaatattttattttgcggaTCAAATGGTTgagatagaaatattttttaattttcgaaattgtatatcttatttagaatatgtactattttctttgtgcaaaataaaatctaaaatattaaatagtatttgaaatatttgtttcgccaaataatgcccacctctggtatCAGGAAGTTGCGTGTTGGTCACCGACGACTCTTTTAGCAGTCAGTCTGTCGATGCATATGTTAATAAGATTTCGAAGGCTTAAGTACGCATGTACACACATTAATTTACATGTAACAAAATCTCTGATCTATACTAACCATAGATATAACCCAACTGTATTAATTGTTCTCTAGCTTATTAACACTTATATTGTAAGTCTAGTGAAATAATAACTGACAGGTATTTGATATGCGTACATAAGAATCTATATGGAAATATAGTCATTAGAtaaatcattaaattaattctaGGTTGAAGAATATGGTTTAATTATTACATGGACggcaaataaaaatatcgatttaatTATAGAGACAGATTTAGATACTCTTGTAAAATTCTTTATCGCATCTATGGAAGGACAATGTTATATTAATAACGGCTTGTTGCTGAAGCGTATACAGAGTAAGTACGGACTTCGAATATGATAATCATAATTTTCGGTTTAAAGTAGTTTTCTGTATTTTCAGCTGTTCTGGTATCAGGAAAGCCTTGTTTTTACAACAACGATATACTGAATGCACCGCCAGCTAAAAGTAAGAACAAATTTTACGTAAATAATGATTTTATACAAATAAGCAAATATAATGTTGTAGTACGTACATTAGAGTGCCGCTTACTTAAAAGGaatgcattttttaattcattttttatttatcaaatcgGAAATTCGTTTTGTCAGTAACGTAATGATATACTTTATTTGATTTAAAAAGGATTTATAGATAGAACGGAATGGGAATCACATGTTGAAAAGTTAAGAATATTAAGCAACAATGCTAGACTAGCAACGGAGCGATGCAAATCACTCGAAGTCGAGGAAATTCCAGGTGTAGTAATATACCCGGACGATACTGCAACAGATTCTGTCATTGAACGCATGCATCGGATTGCATCAACCGAAACACTAGGTAAAATTATACAGATTAATGTATAAGGTAgtgcttaagggggtagactctcgttttcaggattgtaagggtgccttctcatttcttgagtCAAAAGCgcgagataaaagatcaatttagaAATTACATTTTTAGAAATTACTGTGAATTACTTATGTTTCATAAATTGTTATAAGTTTTACTTACATTATTTTAGAAACTGAAAATAGCAGTCATGCTTCTACGGTAGATTCGATAAACATTCCACACCACGACACTCAGCATTCATCAAATGCGACAGACATTGACAAAGAAGAGACTATTCTACGTCAAGAAGTGTCACGTTCAGCAAGCAAATCGCTTGATATGCTGGATAGTAGAGAAGAATCAGACATCAACACATTACGACCGTCATCATGCATTGATATCAAAGCCACAAGCGTGCCTGTGGAACAGAAACCTCTTTTCAATGCAAGGGATAGTAAAAGCATACCGCCTCGAAGTCATTTCAAGTAAGTATCGTGTTCTtaacgtaaataataataataatgatacatataaaaatgacaCCTTGAGCACCACATCAGTCGTATATGACTGGCACAACTTTTTATTACATTTGAGAGACCATTTTTACTACAATCTTGTTAGCGATTGCAATCCGCCATGGTACTTGCGAGATACAAGAAAagacctgacaccttatgggactcTGGTGTCCATAGGAGTCTGTAATACTATCACTTTAAACTTTCTTTTATCCGTATAATTGTATGCCTTTGTACAAACAGTTCTTCGTCTTGAGAGCAATACTCTAAATATCTTTCAGGGTTCAACGCAAGAATTTCACTTAATCCATTCACTTTAATTTATTGTATTCTACAATAAATTGATAGATAGTTCCTAATTGTACATTACTTCAATCATTTTATTTCACAGAGGTTCCATGACGGAAGTGACTGAGAAATTGAAATCTCAGAATGTTAAACCACCAAATGTTTTAATATTTGCGGATAGTATTATAGCGCTTGGCAATGTGAGGAGTGTATTAGAAAAATCTCTTGGGACATCTAGGTATGTTTCCTTCTATTCTTTGGTTAGATAATTTACATTAGttcattaacaattttaatcctATGTAACCTAAAATCACCTTTTCATTTGCACAGATATACTATAACCGCGTTATCGTTAGAGGAAGCACGCAATGATATGTGGGTGGATGATGCGGCTTTGCTTGTTGTTTGCGGAAACGTTGGAAATGAAATCGGGAATCAGATTGTCGAATATATCCTTCGTGGTGGTAAACTTCTTGCATTGTGCTCCGACGTGCTTCATATATTGCTTCCTTCGTTTAAAACCGCGGAAGTACGCGAGAATGAACTTGTTCACTTTTCATATGGAAAATGGAAACATGTAAGAATGATGCACCACATTTTCTGTTATCAAGCATCTCCTATACGAACGAGATTTTCTCAAGATCACGAGGACGTTAAGTAAGATTTTTCTGTATCATTGCAGTCATTTAATGAAACTAATTAAATCTCCTGCGGTTATTAATTAAATCGCATCTTGCTTGTTTTACGTTCTTTCAAAATTGCATTGTGTTCTACATACACTGTGTATCAAAGGTTTAGACGCTtcctattttttttaacaaaaacaTACTCTCCGATGAATCTTTGATTGATTTCTTTTATCGTTTGTTCAGAATACCTTGAAAAATTATGATTACGTGTACGTTTTTGATACGTATTCGAACATAATACAAGATATTCTTACCAAAGGTACCATTAACCTTATCGATGCTGATTGTAGAGTTTGAAGCCTCTTTAATAATAGATTGCTTTTGGCGTGGAGATAGATTAGGTGGTTGTCCTGACACCTTTCTCTTGCTATACGTTTCTGGATTCGCcagaaaatttcgaataacgtTATACGTATTTCAGACATACATATTTCATATGgtcaaaaatataataatagaaaatccatattttgttttatatgcagcattaatttattaaccccttgccgtattttaacgagtcacactcgtcatggagattttaaacaaagcctaacaaatatgaatgttatgcgtttctttttgaatgaaataaaatttgattcgcttttataatcaatatttaagcattaaaataaatgtagccatagaaaaaatgtaaattttcttttctcttctatgaCATTTTTGTGGATAAAGATTTTTAGGAGAGTTTTAATCACACTGTAACTGTAGAGAAAACTGatatggcaaggggttaaatagaAATAATAGAAACGTAAACAACGACGATGTTGCGCCGAGTTCAAATGTTTTGATAAAATCTGTTTAGAGTGTCTGGTTTATCTACTCCAACTTCAACAAATGTGAAAGATAAAAAAGGAAACTCGCATTTATTCAATGTAAACGTGCTTGGAACCGAGGAGACATGGCATACTCCAAGCATTTTACTTGCCAGTCCATCGGGGAACATTGGTAAAATTGTTTTTTCCCAAATACACCTGGAAGTGGATCCTATGCAATATGAACTTGAAGAAAGCAAGTTTAAAGCTTTGAAGGAAAGCAATACTGCCAGGATAGAAATCTTAAACGATCTCTTAAATGTGCATCTTGGTATAGAACTTCAAAAAACTCCATATGTACCTGCAACTTATTCGCCAGCGTTCTTCTTGGGTCGACACGAGGTAAGCGAGTATATATTTAGGGTGAGGCACTGACTATTGCCACCTACGATAACTCCGAAAGTAGGATAGTAgtagaaaaattttcg
Protein-coding sequences here:
- the Hcs gene encoding holocarboxylase synthetase-like protein isoform X1; its protein translation is MILTFLYAIATSIQSRRILFLKAHIRNLFQGNATTYPSIMFYNKPLVIDSCKESKSPIDDRECEEFMTSSVCSNKSNAKLEDLLWYHGDMRLCTIYPQQKVDISSWLTYQYGRTFFPLHTTNATGSSFQPEYKLYILVEADLDSFKPTSTTKATKVEEYGLIITWTANKNIDLIIETDLDTLVKFFIASMEGQCYINNGLLLKRIQTVLVSGKPCFYNNDILNAPPAKRFIDRTEWESHVEKLRILSNNARLATERCKSLEVEEIPGVVIYPDDTATDSVIERMHRIASTETLETENSSHASTVDSINIPHHDTQHSSNATDIDKEETILRQEVSRSASKSLDMLDSREESDINTLRPSSCIDIKATSVPVEQKPLFNARDSKSIPPRSHFKGSMTEVTEKLKSQNVKPPNVLIFADSIIALGNVRSVLEKSLGTSRYTITALSLEEARNDMWVDDAALLVVCGNVGNEIGNQIVEYILRGGKLLALCSDVLHILLPSFKTAEVRENELVHFSYGKWKHVRMMHHIFCYQASPIRTRFSQDHEDVKVSGLSTPTSTNVKDKKGNSHLFNVNVLGTEETWHTPSILLASPSGNIGKIVFSQIHLEVDPMQYELEESKFKALKESNTARIEILNDLLNVHLGIELQKTPYVPATYSPAFFLGRHELKLEMLNRLKDRMESNDTLKQSNLQIQFCRSNTCAQPASASFLPIMVHQCPENFSTIEYFENLTTKDLGRLVIYADVIASSMNVTDGLQLQHGLAVIPGQQTMGIGRGKNQFLSPKGCAMFTLQMHIPTDSILGQRLSLLQHLMCVAIVSGVKSLPGYEDIDLTIKWPNDVYIGKSLKIGGIIIKTTVTSGINICDAGVGLNLFNSEPVCCINDVVKLFNKTYNKHLKPISYEQYFAIVFNETEKWLDTVQSGNMDEFLDAYYTYWNHDDQEVTISRTGSSEKAKVLGIDDYGYLRVRGEDGSIFTVHPDGNRFDLLKGLITPK
- the Hcs gene encoding holocarboxylase synthetase-like protein isoform X2 produces the protein MVQNRYTNIKLHSGKLVFDLTLYYREQVEEYGLIITWTANKNIDLIIETDLDTLVKFFIASMEGQCYINNGLLLKRIQTVLVSGKPCFYNNDILNAPPAKRFIDRTEWESHVEKLRILSNNARLATERCKSLEVEEIPGVVIYPDDTATDSVIERMHRIASTETLETENSSHASTVDSINIPHHDTQHSSNATDIDKEETILRQEVSRSASKSLDMLDSREESDINTLRPSSCIDIKATSVPVEQKPLFNARDSKSIPPRSHFKGSMTEVTEKLKSQNVKPPNVLIFADSIIALGNVRSVLEKSLGTSRYTITALSLEEARNDMWVDDAALLVVCGNVGNEIGNQIVEYILRGGKLLALCSDVLHILLPSFKTAEVRENELVHFSYGKWKHVRMMHHIFCYQASPIRTRFSQDHEDVKVSGLSTPTSTNVKDKKGNSHLFNVNVLGTEETWHTPSILLASPSGNIGKIVFSQIHLEVDPMQYELEESKFKALKESNTARIEILNDLLNVHLGIELQKTPYVPATYSPAFFLGRHELKLEMLNRLKDRMESNDTLKQSNLQIQFCRSNTCAQPASASFLPIMVHQCPENFSTIEYFENLTTKDLGRLVIYADVIASSMNVTDGLQLQHGLAVIPGQQTMGIGRGKNQFLSPKGCAMFTLQMHIPTDSILGQRLSLLQHLMCVAIVSGVKSLPGYEDIDLTIKWPNDVYIGKSLKIGGIIIKTTVTSGINICDAGVGLNLFNSEPVCCINDVVKLFNKTYNKHLKPISYEQYFAIVFNETEKWLDTVQSGNMDEFLDAYYTYWNHDDQEVTISRTGSSEKAKVLGIDDYGYLRVRGEDGSIFTVHPDGNRFDLLKGLITPK